Part of the Mytilus trossulus isolate FHL-02 chromosome 2, PNRI_Mtr1.1.1.hap1, whole genome shotgun sequence genome is shown below.
atcatttttaactttaaagtgtaattattttcaaaagagaaaataaaagtaaGGTGCGAAATAATTGCCAATACAACAACTATGCATCAAGATCCAAAAAACACATATAAGTCACTTTATAACTTCAACAATGGGCATGAGCAAAACCCCATACTGTAAAGAAAGCCGTATAGAGGTGTtagataatataataaaaaacaattcaaaagctATGCAGGATGTGTCTATGGACCACATATGCCCCTGCctgtttcataacatttggttgaggcaaacttaaagTAGAGAACGGAAACAACAGATTTAGCCATTTTCCCATTTATAAAGGGCATATTTAAACTCATATCTTAAAATAATCTTGTACCAAAAATATCCTAATaaacacaagagtgcacacactgaaatgtctcgccttcttaactaatcattgatattatatacatgtgtaaaaaagaagatgctgATAGACTTAAATTATAAAGCTTTAatacaactatcacataaacttatcaTGACccaggtcaaggtcatataaaccaaacaagaaatacatttacatcttacaatcattcaatattgCACGggctgaaatgtcttgccttctttactaattattgatattatgttgatagtcctaaatataaagctttattacaactgtcagaTAAACTAAACAGTAACCAAGAAAACtgaacattgaccaatgaagcATGAAAATAttgtcaaggtcaaatgaaccatgcaagacagacatgtacagctaacaatttttccatacaacaaatatagtttacctattgcttgtagtttaagaaaaatagaccaaacacaaaaacttaacactgagcaatgaaacatgaaaatgaggtcaaggtcaaataaaatctGTGACTGACATAGTTCATAAAAATTtcccatacaccgaatatagaTGACCCATTGCAtatagattaataaaaaaaggtcagatgaaacctgccagctagacatgtacaccttataatcattccatacaccaaatatagtagacctattgcatacattataagaaaaacagaccaaaacacaaaaaacttaactataaccactgaaccatgaaaatgaggtcaaggtcagatgacacctgccagtgaACAAgtgtttttttggaaaaaaccTGATAATTTCATAATAATACAAGGTACTGATAGAATAATTACAAGTATTTTTTTCCAGCTTTATTTGATATAGTCCATGATGTCCTAACTGATCGCTACCGTTTAATATGTAAAGGGGGAGACTGTAAAGGTTATATACTGTACATGATAGATCATGATCTCAAAGCAAAGGTGAGTATTTACAACAGAAAGAACACAATAAGTTGCATGTGATttcatacaatacatgtattacttgCAATCTAGGGAGAAAATTTAGATTGTTctgcaataatttaattttggatgtaacgcatCATTTGATTGGCAGAAGTTGTTatgtttatcagctcatagacataattttgttatgtaaCTGTGACCTCATCAACATTTTTCCTGGTTTACTCCagtttaaaatagaatatagaattaaattataagaaatgactgtaatattttagtgtctattcaaaataacatgaacaagaatgtgttcatagtacacagatgccccaatcgcactatcattttctgtgttcagaGGACAGTGGAATTgaggtcaaaactctaatttggcattaaaattagaaagatcatatcataaggaacatgtattTGGACTTTGACTTCATCAATCAAatactacctcgaccaaaaactttaacctgaagccaTACAGAAGGactcacagaccagaaaatataatgcccataaaagggcataaaaaaatgtggtgcacactgtcaAATAACCCACTATGCAGGTTATACAGTATgcaccatattttttatgttatttcttcatagacagagaaaatgttacagtcattccttaattaaacaataaatatcctaccttaatttttttaagattaattttacatcttctttttttttttaaattcaagctTCAGATGCTGTTACTAGACTGATTATCAGAATGTCTTCAGACATGATAGGGGTACTCTGGattcaaatgtatataaaatagtatATCAACAATTCCTTAAACAAGAGAGATTTATGGTTAAGTTCTTGCAAGGAAATAGACCAacacataattatttttttgtttctggtCATATTTTACTCAATATTTTCAGacatatttgaataattaaattttggatGCAAggtgtcttctgattggctgacgctattttgttatcagcccatagacattaTTTAGTCATgagaccgtgacgtcatcaacgttttttcatggttttctacggttttaaatggaatttagatttaaattataagaaatgactgtaatattttttctgtctattcaaaagaacataaaaaaagtggtgcacactgttaaataacctgctacacgcgttattcagtgtgcaccaatttttttatgttatttcttcatagacagaaaaaatataacagtcattccttaaataaagcttactagaacacacccgcgaaatcgtgggcattcagagcgtatttgaaaggatgtaaagtgttgtagaaagaattttgtaaaagatttaatgacttgagaatttcaggaaaagtatcaaaagtcataggtacttcgggacaggaaaatgttttttttaaccctcctcctttatttccaaaattcccattttttgttttctattaatttcattatgaacatacatttagtgtacatgtattatgaacattccagtcaggagcctgtaattcagtggttcagtgatatttgtttttcattcattttttgtacataaataaggctgttagttttctcatttgaattgttttacattgtcatttcggggccttttatatcagactatgcagtatcgtcttttgcttattgttgaaggccgtaatgtgacctttaaatgttaatttctgtgtcattttggtttaaataaggctgttagttttctcatttgaattgttttacattatcatttcggggccttttatatctatatattttatatatgtttaaaaacatgaaatcccgaggttctgaatttattatacaaattaaatatctaaaagatgattgtggccaagtttggatcataatgacatctgaaaatttcacggcagatagatcttgacctgataaacaatttaaccccttgtcagattgctctaaatgctttggtttttgagttataagccaaaaactgcattttacccctatgttctatttttagccatggcagccatcttggttggtttaaCGGGCTACgccacatattttttaaactagataccccaatgatggttattttccagaagggggggggggggggggggggggtcggggCAGAGGCTGATTTAGGCCCCCCCCTTTCTGgaaaataatttgttacttatatagggaatcactgaagcatgaccggagcgggcccctcTAAGGCAGTCAACGGGCCACTGCGTATGAACATTTCTGGATACGCCACTGCggaggggccctgatcccaatatcccgggcttaaatcatgaaatcccgaggttctgaatttattatacaaattaaatatctaaaagatgattgtggccaagtttggattaatttggcccagcagtttcagaggttTTTGTACAAAAGAtaactaaaatttacgaaaaatggttaaaaattgactttaaagggcaataactcctaaaggggtcaactgaccattttggtcatgttgacttatttgtaaatcttactttgctgaaaattattgctgtttacagtttatctctatctataataatattcaagataataaccaaaaacagcaaattttccctaaaattaccaattcaggggcagcaacccaacaacgggttgtctgattcatctgaaaatttcagggcagatagatcttgacctgataaacaatttaacccatgtcagattgctctaaatgctttggtttttgagttataagccaaaaactgcattttacccctatgttctatttttagccatggcagccatcttggttggtttaacgggtcacgccacacattttttaaactagataccccaatgatgattgtggccaagttttatttaatttggcccagtagtttcagaggagaagatttttgtaaaagttaacaacgacgacggacgacgaccgacgacggacgccaagtgatgagaaaagctaaaaaagggggggggaggggggggggggggggggggggggggtcggggCAGAGGCTGATTTAGGCCCCCCCCCTTtctggaaaataattggttacttatatagggaatcactgaagcatgaccggagcgggcccctcTAAGGCAGTCAACGGGCCCCTGCGTATGAACATTTCTGGATACGCCACTGCGGAGGGCCCTAATCCCAATATCcagggcttaaaaacatgaaatcccgaggttctgaatttattatacaaattaaatatcccGACaccccgaaattcgaaaaaagaaatccagGATCccaaaatggtcaatcctgaaatttcgatcttaaaaacacccgttgcagacgtcccgaaagtgtattttcttttgacaatcaattctcagtttaataattgttgatccacagcggtcattgatatatataattcagaccctctctattaaataaaccctgtgactgccgtggatagtaaacttgaaaatgatatcagacagaaaatacactttattcgcagtatatgcatttgtttcaaagtaaaaagaaactAGAGGAttttaagagcctgtgtcgctcacctgttactgtatttactgatgtcggtcatcttggttggtagatgtggtcattagacacttttttttaaatagataccctagtaatgattgtggccaagtttggttaaatttggcccatagttttagaaaagaagatttttgtacaagttacaaaaatgacgaaaagttgttcaatattgactataaagggcaataactccttaaggggtcctctaaccattttaatcatgttgacttatttgtagatcttactttgctgaacattattgctgtttacagattatctctatctataattgtattcaagataataaccaaaaactgcaaaatttccttaaaattaccaattttagggcagcaacccaacaacgaattgtcagattcatctgaaaatttaaaagaggatagatcttattctgatggacatttaaatcttgaaaaatttgcactaaatgtcttagtttcaaagatataaatcaaaaactgcattttactcctatgttctaATATTAGACATgtcagccattttgtttggtaggcggggtcatcagaaacattttttaaactgtatGCCACAATGATAaatgtggccaagtttggttataTTTGGCCATGCAgattcagagaagatttttgtacaagttacaaaaaatgatgaaaagttgtcaaaaatttactataaagggcaataactccttaaggggttgactgacaattttggtcataataacttatttgtaggtcttactttgctgaacattattgctgtttatagtttatctctatctataaaagtattcaagataataacccaaaactgtaaaatttccttaaaataaccaattcaggggcagcaacccaacaacaggttgtccgattcatctgaaaatttcaggacagatagatcttgatctgatcaacaattttacaccttgtcagatttgctctcaatgttttggtttcaaagatataagccaaaattaagaaataattctatcctgccatgctctatgctcattttaacatggggacgcattatatttgttaatatcttaataccaagcgttagcgaggtattaaatgtttacaaatataatgcctacccatgttaaaatgagcatagagcatggcaggatagaattatttcgattctaataggaatatTTGAACTCTTTCACTTCAAAGCGGACCTATAGTAGACGCTCGGAATGTCACCATTTTGATTTCATGAGCCAAAAACGTTATAGGAAATAagcagtttatcaataaaaaaagaacagaagcatttaaacttacttttagaatgtttttatttaatttcctagcgagcaacaccaacaaaaatgtcCATTAATGATCTCTggcgttgttcaaaattcatctgacgttgcaatttcaattgtgacgtcaatcacgTGCAGCCCATGTTCTATTTGAATTAGAACACGGCTgtgtttacaaagcgtaataagcacgtcatattagaatatacattttacacctgtgttctatttttagccatggcggccatcttggttggatgaccaagtcaccggacacattttttaaactaaataccccaaggatgattgtggccaagtttggttaaatttggcccagtagttgcagagcagaagatttttgtaaaagtttacggacgacagACGCAGGACAACAGATGACGGActccaagtgatgagaaaagctcacttgacctttcaggtcaggtgagctaataaagcaaaccggaggtctaatctgacataaatttcgtccaatgacggatataagacagaaaatacactgtattcgtagtattaatgtatgttcaaagtataaagAAAAACGCAAACTGGAAGTaaaatctgacttaaaatttcgcccaatgacggaaaTATATCCGAACATCTTTTTTCTCGgttttcacccaaaataactcaatctgaataatcatatgaatggatgacaaatgcgattatgcactgtacccataggacacaaatgcatgatgattaatttattggggaaagaagagaagctacacccaaaatgaggtcttctcgtttaatagtatagataagctctgaatttggattgtgattgaatatttaacacagcataggtttctgacacagaatgaatgtggtctaataaacttcaattttttttttgcttttgagcaatacactatgctgttgaatattaatcccctcaaaaaaaaaaatttaaaaaatttctatTTAGTTTCTGAAATCCAAAATGAGATAAATTGTGCCCCCCATTGTAGTATGAAAAcgtgtggtataatttcagagagatttatacacttaaacacaagttattgactggaaactacaaaaaatgcttatttggacccttaATTCCTAAAACTGTGAGACCATAACCCCtgaaatcaatcccaaccttccttttgtggtgaaaaacattgtgttaaaattctattgatttctattaacttatactaaagttattatctggaaaccattTGTCTTGGACGATGCTGACGACGATGATGAattgataccaatatacgacaaaaacattttaaaattttgctgtCGTTAAAAGTATGTTTGAGTAACTTAATTTTAGGATAtttgagcaaataaaaaaacaagtataGGACATTTGAGtgaaaaaattattaagaaTGATAAAGCAGCACCTCTTACGTCCCCATGATATATCATATTacataaagacaacagtagcataccgctgttcaaaactcgtaaatctatggacaaaaaacaaaatttgggtaacaaacttaaactgagggaaacacattaaatataagaggagaacaacgacacaacattaaaatgtaacacacacagaaacggactaagcattagacaaaattcgatgagaataacaaatattaccCCTGATCACCCAGTGATTTTGCTTGCCttaaattagtggagaataaaggttttttcccctggagaagaatcccaatttgaaaaaaaaatggcttaaattattcccaaaaagatttttttttccccCAAACAGTGCTGTCTCAGTAGAAATTGTGCatgaatacaaactgaaaaacactcattgAAACATTTTTCATGCCTAATATGACTATATTTGCAGATTTGAGGGTCTATTTATTTATCATCACTGACAAAATGAGGTCTTATTTGAAAGTAGGGTTTGACTCTTGAAAATGGCTCTGTAAATTaaagtttcagtcaaattcatggttaattagaaatttcccaatttgataaaaaatgacacatattttcccaataaaaaagggtagaggtagttttgaaaaaaaagccaaaaataTCACTATCACCAGGAGAGGTTGAATGTAAATTTTCATGTAATATTTCTTCTATTGcagaaatggaaaataaaagaTTCTGGGAAAGATACATCTGTATTTTTCAGTTTCCATTCAAAACATAACAATGAAAAACCACCATGGAAGATTAGTTCATACAGTGGTGTACCACTTCAGTTCAACTCTAATGGTAATTTCCTCATTGAAAAGCCAGGGAATGACACAACAGATTATACTGATCCATATTATTTCATTCCATTTACTGCCCATACAATGCATATTTCTGCTGTCTGATTCAAAAAATCAAGTCAAATATGTTGTTTTCggtatttgaaagtaaaattttaaGTAGGTAAAaatttgtttggcttttcaTTTCGCTGGTATCATCTATCCattaaatcaacaaaattaaaacgcGAATGAAATTTTTTGTTAGATGGGCCctaaaattaattaattgctttacataaaagaaaataaaggagtaggtccgataggggccgattttggcctcaaatttcaggttcatctaacaaaagattttagacactttttaaacacttaagtttCTATTACAAttgatttgattaatttttgtgaaggatttaaactgatttagtcattaaaaatgcTCTGATTCGAgcttaaatatgataaatctatgacaaatctatcaaaaaattatgacaaaaaacgtcactttacagatggtttttgtccaaaatgaaagtggctgcatccgtgttcatcctcaacctttatatatgttatgtattataataaaatacaactgacatttcaatattatgaatgaacacgcatgtggccactttcatttaagatgaAAACCGTctaaatttgagaaaaatgctaaattatgaagatttcagtaatttagcacgacttaatgatgctagtacccatatatgtgcattgtactGTCACatacagcccatatttatgtagcagaagcattcttcttTCCAATTAAAagctaaaagattacattttcacaatttcgTAAAACTGCTATATGTTGGGGccaaaaggggtcttactgaacctactccttttgtaaacagtttatgattaattttttttaaaagaaaaaataaatcttttacatgacGGTCTTTGTTTAACTTCAAACTCTTTAATcttttaatgtaaattattcATATCCaacttcatatttgttttcaatttgtaacACTTCAAGCAAAAATAACTATCAATTTCAAATCAGATGATGAAAACCATAAATTGTTTATGGcccttttctatatataataatcatatttttaacaacataaaacattatcaaaatggtcatttttgaaagaaatacatgtatatgatatcCCTGAGACCAAATGATAACTTAATCATTACCTTAAAACTCATTTTATTCCAAACACATAAATGTTAAAATCtatacattatttatttgttatttatttgttatttttttataattttttttttggggggggggggggttgatgCAACATTGACCTTTAATCATACTAACATCATgatattttcacatttaaagTGCTTAATTGAATTTTACATTTGAGATTAGGATActttcacatatttttgtttaatgtggTGTTTTATCAAAGGATGATGTTTCATCAAATCATTATTGACTTGCTGACCTGTTAAAGTTGTAAATAGCCTGATTAAATAATCTGTGATATTGTTTTACTGTTACTAGTCATCATTTTAGAAATGTTACattataactacatgtattaacatATGTCCTACAATCACTGGAAAGCCATTGTccataatttatcattttgaacAACAAACTGTTGTAACTTTAATATAGGTAGAAAACTACTGTCCAAAGCAAGTAGTGTATACATTATAGATTTTAAACTaatagttttcaatgttgtgatattgatatttttatgcatatataaaatttaaaatataatgttacaaatatacatgtctgataaaaaaaataatatgacttTTTATATCTATCGTAGTCAAGAGCAGTGTCTTCAAAAAATTGAGCCatgtgaacatttttttttaacacttatcaattctcTTTAGATTTGAATAATAAATCAAGATAACAACCAGATGAACGAAACATAGAGATTTATTTTGATCACaccacattgttgaaggccatatggtgacctttagttgttaatttctgtgtcatttggtccttgtggagagttgtctcattagaaatcataccacatcttccttttttatacatgataataattcaCTTGTACTTTGATAAAGGTTCTGTTACCTGGCAGTACATTCATAAAAGTATGGAATGTCAGCagacatcattttgttttatattcttcATCAATTAAGGTTGTACCGAAcgctacagggagataactctgtaaaatcagctaaaagTTTTAATCACGTTGTATTGTCAAGTaaaattaagcttctcaatgatcaaaattggtatttgtcaaactgctataaaTACCAAGCAACATTTTCCGATTATGTGtctggttcattttttttgaaattttgacatttttgtcaaCAGGTCAAAGTGAATATttgtccaaattttatgaaaattaaacgagctgaattaattttagtcaaggtgttaggtaccaccttaacttcCATAACACATTGACAGTTTACCTTGTTTGCagatcaaaattattttatacttaaaagaatgttaatttataaatgagTGGATTAAAAAGGATATGCAATAATGGACTATCATAATGACAAATTCAATGTGTGACAATtcaaaaccaaaaataattatatttaatgtaCTTATGCACCAAAAATTGTGTAAAACATGTACAGagttgtgaaataaatatttatgaatcaTAGATAATGTTTTCTGTTTGTGATAATTATTATGGCAATTATGGTGGCAACCCCCCTTTTGACCCTTATTTCAAATTCTTTCAACACAATTCTTTTGCAAAACACCTACATGACTTTAGTGTTAACATATTTCATGTACTATtgcatgttaaaaaatgtttaattgaagttcaataattttttacacattgcaaaaatattttttttgcataaaattggaaaaggaaatggggaatgtgtcaaagcgacaacaacccgaccaacaatgggtcttcaatgtagcgagaaactcccccatccttcagctggccctttaaaaaatatgtatactagttcagtgataatggacgtcatactaaaccctgaattttacacaagaaactaaaataataaaattgaaaatcatacaagactaacaaaggccagaggctcctgacttgggacaggcacaaaattGCGGCAGGGTCAAACATGTTTattagatctcaaccctcccctatacctctagcaaatgtagaaaagtaaaggcATAactacgcacattaaaattcagttcaagaggaGTCCGAGTTTGATGTCAAAAgttgtaacaaaagaaaataaacaaaatgacaataatacataaataacaacagactactagcagatATAACTgatatgccagctccagacttcaattaaactgattgcaGGATTATTATGTCATGTAAAAAttagaagatatggtatgattgccaatgagacaactttcaacAAGTGAACgccaactactgaattacaggctcctgtaCTGGGAAAGACTCAATCAGAATATAGCATAGTGAAACATTTTTGCTGGTGCCACACCCTCCCTCTAACCCGAGACATTAGATCATGACATGAAGATGGAA
Proteins encoded:
- the LOC134707697 gene encoding uncharacterized protein LOC134707697, with product MENGIDKIENKEITTAEEWKNATQDIESDNHDQTYPVQLLYWNTHIDSSLDPCKNGYLMVTDKGNVCSDGNKNDPRTLFDIVHDVLTDRYRLICKGGDCKGYILYMIDHDLKAKKWKIKDSGKDTSVFFSFHSKHNNEKPPWKISSYSGVPLQFNSNGNFLIEKPGNDTTDYTDPYYFIPFTAHTMHISAV